A genomic window from Bacteroidota bacterium includes:
- a CDS encoding diphthine--ammonia ligase, with amino-acid sequence MEKSVMCWSGGKDSALCLYRILQEKEYEVKYLLTTVNEQFKRISMHGVREELLDEQAKQIGIPLVKIYVSEGTNSEYERKMEETLLKFRLQGINHVIFGDIFLEDLRKYREDNLAKVRMTGVFPLWKQDTLKLLEEFLALKFKTTVCCTNDAYLGEEWAGRTIDEKFLSELPLNVDACGENGEYHTFCFDGPIFKKPITIKQVDKIYKPLEIKRDDQHPSSKTQGFWYCDLLKNS; translated from the coding sequence ATGGAAAAATCTGTCATGTGCTGGAGTGGAGGAAAGGACTCCGCGCTGTGTTTGTATAGAATTCTTCAGGAAAAAGAATATGAAGTGAAATATCTTCTCACAACTGTGAATGAACAGTTCAAAAGGATTTCCATGCACGGAGTGAGAGAAGAATTGCTGGATGAACAAGCAAAACAAATTGGAATTCCTCTTGTAAAAATTTATGTGAGCGAAGGAACGAATTCTGAATACGAAAGAAAGATGGAAGAAACTCTTTTGAAATTCAGGTTGCAAGGAATCAACCATGTCATCTTCGGAGATATTTTTCTTGAAGATTTAAGAAAGTACCGCGAAGATAATCTCGCAAAAGTCAGAATGACAGGCGTTTTTCCTTTATGGAAACAAGATACCCTAAAACTGCTGGAAGAATTTCTTGCGCTCAAATTCAAAACAACTGTCTGCTGCACGAATGATGCATATTTGGGAGAAGAGTGGGCGGGAAGAACCATCGATGAGAAATTTCTTTCCGAACTTCCTTTAAATGTGGATGCCTGCGGAGAGAATGGCGAGTATCACACCTTTTGTTTTGACGGACCAATTTTTAAAAAACCGATTACAATAAAACAGGTGGATAAAATCTACAAGCCATTAGAAATCAAAAGAGACGACCAACACCCTTCTTCAAAAACACAGGGCTTTTGGTACTGCGATTTGTTGAAAAATTCATGA